One region of Schistocerca gregaria isolate iqSchGreg1 chromosome 7, iqSchGreg1.2, whole genome shotgun sequence genomic DNA includes:
- the LOC126281389 gene encoding deoxycytidylate deaminase, whose amino-acid sequence MAETSCNNRDINSKREDYLEWNEYFMATAFLAAKRSKDPCSQVGACIVNKEKKIVGIGYNGMPSGCSDDQYPWNKTSSNKLETKYFYVCHAEMNAILNKNSADVKDCSMYVALFPCNECAKIIIQSGIREVIYMSDKNSHKLETIASKRMFDSSGVKYWQYVPKRKHIVIDFTEINWNEMTQCPPSPHKDAELHEEIKLDQMILTQNHR is encoded by the exons ATGGCGGAAACATCTTGCAATAACAG GGATATAAATTCGAAGAGAGAGGATTATTTGGAGTGGAATGAATACTTTATGGCCACTGCTTTTCTTGCTGCAAAACGTAGTAAGGATCCTTGTTCCCAAGTTGGTGCATGTATAGTAAATAAGGAGAAGAAAATAGTGGGTATTGGATACAATGGAATGCCATCTGGTTGCAGTGATGATCAATACCCGTGGAATAAAACAAGTTCTAATAAAttggaaacaaaatatttttatg TTTGTCATGCCGAAATGAATGCAATATTGAACAAAAATTCAGCAGATGTGAAAGACTGTTCTATGTACGTTGCTCTGTTCCCATGCAATGAATGTGCAAAGATAATAATTCAGTCTGGCATTCGAGAAGTCATTTATATGTCTGACAAGAATTCCCATAAGCTGGAAACCATTGCTTCCAAACGAATGTTTGACTCTTCTGGTGTCAAGTACTG GCAGTATGTTCCAAAGCGCAAACATATTGTTATAGATTTCACAGAAATCAACTGGAATGAAATGACACAGTGTCCGCCATCTCCACACAAAGATGCTGAATTGCATGAAGAGATAAAACTTGACCAAATGATCTTGACACAGAATCATCGATGA